From the Agromyces laixinhei genome, the window GACCGACAGCCTCGACCGTCGTGGCGCCGCACGCCGCGGACTCCTCGATGCGGCCGACCGTCACCCCGTTGCACCAGCACACGGTCGAGGCCGGGGCGAAGGCGTCGGCGTCGGCGCTCGGATCGTAGTCGGGGCCGTCGAATCGGAGCAGCACCGATCGATCGGCGGGCAGCTCGCCGCGCCGCTCGAACAGCAGCGTGAGCTCGGCCGCCGTGCGCGGCATCCCGACGCTCACGAACCCGGTGAGCGCGCCGTCTTCGGTGACCATCTTCACGTAGCGGAGATGCTCGGGATCGGCCCATTGCGACACCCGTCGTCGCGGGTGCACGGCATCGTCGTCCCACGCGTCGGCCGAGACGTCGCCGACCGCGACGACGTCGATGTGCTCGGCCTTGAGCATCACGATCGCATCGCGTTCGGCGGGCGCTGCGGCATCCGCTCGCTCATCACCCGTCGTCGTCGCGATGAATGCCCCGGCGAGCCATTCGGCCTGCCGCCAACCCGGCCCGACGAGACCTGATGGCACGCCGGGGAGCACGCGCTGCCCGGCGAGCTCGTCGGTGCGTTCGACGACCTGGGCGCAGTCGCCGATCGCGTACACATCGGGGTCCGTCCAGCTCGCGAGCCCGGCGCCGACGACGACCCCGACCGCCGTGCGAAGACCGGCCAGGGTGGCGAGTTCGTTGCGAGGGCTCACGCCGCAGGAGAGCACGAGCAGATCGCCGCGCAGTTGCTTGCCGTCGGCGGTGATGACCGTGTCGAAACGGCGAGCGCCGCCGTCGCCGGTTCGAAACGCCACGGCCTCGGCACGGCTGTGCGCGACCACGGTGACTCCCGCCCTTCGCAGAGCGGCGCGCAGTACCTGCCCGCCGCCGCGGTCGAGGTTGCGCGGCATCGGGTGCGGACCGTGGTGCACGACGCACACCTGGGCGCCGGCGTGGGCGGCGGCGAGTGCGAGTTCGAGGCCGAGCACGCCGGCACCCAGCACGATGATGCGCCTGCGGGCCTGCACTGCGGAGAGGACGCGTTCCGCGTCGGTGAGGTCTCGAAGGGCGGTGATGCCCTCGGGCAGCAGGTCGTCGCGGGCGATGAGCTGCTTCGGGTACTTCTGGAGCGAGGCGAGATCGCGGCGATGCCGTTCGACGCCGTCGAGGGTCGGCACGTTCGCTCGCGATCCGGTCGCGAGCACGAGCCGGTCGTACTCGAGTCGCTCACCCGAGTCGAGCTGCACGAGCCGCGCCGTTCGATCGATCGAGGTCGCGGCGACGCCGAGCAGCACGCGTGCGCCGGCCGCCTCTGCGGCGGCCCGATCGCCGACGAGCATTGCTTCGAGCTCGGTGTTGCCGACGGCGTACTCGGCGACGAGCACGCGGTTGTAGGCCTCGACGTCTTCACCCGCGACGACCGTGAGGGCGATCGACCCGACTTCGACGGCCGGCAGCAACTCCTCGACGAACCTGGCGCCGACCGTGCCGTAGCCGATGAGCACGATCCTGAGCGGGGTCATGCCGTCGCCTCCATGTCGACGATGCGTGCGAGGTGCACGACGTTGGTCTTGAACTCGGGCATGGCCGAGACCGGGTCGACCGCGTCAGAGGTGAGGAGGTTCGCGGCCTGCTCATCGCCGTAGTGGAACGGCAGGAAGACGGCGTCGGGGCGGATGTCGGTGGTCAGGCGTGCGCGGCATCGCACGGTTCCCAGCGCATTCGAGAGTTCGACGGGTTCGCCGTCGGCGACGCCCAGCCGCTCCGCCGTCGACGGATGCAGCGCGGCACGGGCCTCGGGCTGAGCTTCGGCGAGTTCGGGCACCCGCCGCGTCTGCGCGCCGCTCTGGTAGTGCTCGAGCAGTCGTCCGGTGACGAGCGTGAGCCGCCCGGGCAGCGGGGCGGGGTGGGCCGACGCCCGCACCGAGACGGGCACGAGTCGAGCGAGACCGTCGGGGTGGGCGAAACGTTCGGAGAAGAGCCTCGGAGTGCCCGTGCTGCCGCGGGGGTAGGGCCAGTAGGCGGCCTCACCCCGGTCGAGCATGGCGTAGTCGATGCCCGAATAGTCGGCGATGCCGCCCTCCGATGCCAGGCGCAGTTCTGCGAAGGCGAGCTCGGGGTCGACGTCGAACGTCGCGGTGCATCCGAGGCGCCGGGCGAGTTCGGCGAGGATCCAGAGTTCGTCGCGCACACCGCCGGGCGGGGTGATCGCCCGGCGGCGACGGATGACGCGGCCCTCGAGCGAGGTCATCGTGCCCTCCTCCTCGGCCCACTGCGTGATCGGCAGCACCACATCGGCGAGCGCGGCCGTCTCGGAGAGGAAGAAGTCGCACACGACGAGGAGATCGAGCGCGGTGATGCGCTCGCGCACGTTCGTGACATTCGGCGACGAGACGACGAGGTTCGAGCCGTGCACCATGAGTGCACGCACGCCGCCGGGCTCGCCGAGCGACGCCAGGAGCTCGACGGCAGGTACGCCCGGTCCGGGGATGTCGCCCGGCGCGACGCCCCACACCCGCGCGACGTGCGCTCGCGCCTCGGGGTCGGTGATCTTGCGATACCCGGGCAGCTGATCGCACTTCTGGCCGTGCTCGCGGCCACCCTGCCCGTTGCCCTGCCCGGTGAGCGTGCCGTAGCCGCTGCCGACCCGCCCCGGCAGGCCGAGGAGCAGCGCGAGGTTGATCGCCGCGGTCGCCGTGTCGGTGCCGTCGACGTGCTGTTCGACGCCTCGCCCGGTGAGGATGTAGGCGTTGCCGCTCGAGGCGAGTCGTCGTGCGAGCCGGCGCAGCGTCAGTGCCGGAACCCCGGTGGCCGACTGCACTCGTTCGGGCCACCATGACGCGACGCTGCGCCGGATCGCCTCGTAGCCGACGGTGCGAGCCGCGACGTAGTCGAGGTCGACGAGACGCTCGGCGATGACGATGTGGATGAGCCCGAGCAGCAGGGCGAGGTCGGTGCCCGGCATCGGCTGCAGGTGCATCCCTCGGCCGTCGTCGGTGAGCCGGGCGGTCGCCGTGCGCCGTGGGTCGACGACGACGAGGCCGCCCTCGGCCTGTGCTCCGGCGAGGTGGCCGATGAACGGCGGCATCGTCTCGGCGACGTTCGTGGCGAGCAGCAGGATCGTGTCTGCCCCGTCGAGATCCTCGAGTGGGAACGGCAGGCCGCGGTCGAGCCCGAAGGCGCGGTTGCCGGCTGCGGCGGCCGACGACATGCAGTACCGGCCGTTGTAGTCGATGCGGCTCGTGCCGAGGGCGAGCCGCGCGAACTTGCCGAGGAGGTACGCCTTCTCGTTGGTGAGGCCGCCGCCGCCGAAGACGCCGACCGCGTCGGCGCCGTGCGCCTGACGGATGCCGCCGAGCGCGGCCGCCACGTGATCGAGCGCCTCTTCCCATCCCGCCTCGTGCAGCACGCCGTCGGAGCCCCGCACGAGCGGGGCGTCGAGCCGTGACGGTGCACGGAGCAGTTCGGCCGATGTCCAGCCTTTCTTGCAGAGCCCGCCGCGGTTGGTCGGGAAGTCGCGGCCGCTGACGGTCACCGGGGTCGCCGCGGCATCCGTCGCGTCGTTCTCGGTCAGGGTCATGGCGCATTGCAGCGCGCAGTACGGGCAGTGCGTGTCGGCGGAGCGGCTCATCCGGTCTCGATTCAGATCTTGTGCTCGCGAAGGCGGCGGGAGCGCACGTAGACGGTGTAGACGAGCACGAGAAGTGCGACGTCGGCGGCGATGAAGCCGAGGAACGCGCCGGCGTAGCCGCCCGTGGCCTGAGACGAGATGTTCAGCACCTGCGGAATGAGGAATCCGCCGTATGCGCCGATGGCCGAGATGAGACCGAGTGCAGCGGCGGCCCGGCGCTGCGTCGAGACATCGCCCGCACCGGCACGCACAGCGAAGACGACGGGCACCATTCGATAGGTCGAGCCGTTGCCGATGCCGGCCGCTGCGAACAGGAACAGGAAGCATCCGAGGAAGAGCCAGAAGTCGCCGAGCGGGAGGACGAGCAGCACGCCGGTCGTGATCACGCCCATCGCGGCGAACGCGAGCATCGTGATGCGCGCCCCGCCGAAGCGGTCGGAGAGCCGCCCGCCGTACGGCCGCGCGAGCGAGCCGACGAGTGCGCCGAGGAAGGCCAGCGAGATCGAGGCTCCTCCGACCCCGATCGCGGAGAACTCGGGGAACTGGTCGGCGATGAGCTTCGGGAAGACGCTCGCGAAGCCGATGAACGAGCCGAACGTGCCGATGTAGAGCAGTGACAGCACCCAGAGGTGCGGTTCGCGCAGCGCCGCCGCCGAAGCCGCGAAATCAGCCTTCGCGCTCGAGATGTTGTCCATTCGGCGGTACGCGCCGATCATGGCGACGAGAATCAGTGGCACCCAGATCCAGCCGGCGAGCGGCAGGTTCAGTGTGGCGCCGGCGCCGATCGTCACGACGACGGGCACCGCGAACTGGGCGACGGATGCCCCGAGGTTGCCGCCCGCGGCGTTCAGTCCGAGTGCCCAGCCCTTCTCGCGCTGCGGGAAGAAGTACGTGATGTTCGACATCGAGCTCGCGAAGTTGCCGCCGCCGAAGCCCGCGAGCGCTGCCACGAGCAGCAGCACGCCGAACGGTGTCTCGGGGTTGCCGACGACGACGGCGAGGAGGATCGCAGGGATGAGGAGGAGGCCGGCCGAGACGATCGTCCAGTTGCGGCCGCCGAATCTCGGCACCAGGAATGAGTACGGGATGCGGAGTGTCGCGCCGACGAGGCTCGGAATCGAGATGAGCCAGAAGGTCTCGCCCGTGGTCAGATCGAAGCCCGCGGCCGGCAGCGTGACGGCGACGATCGACCAGAGCTGCCACACGACGAAACCGAGGAACTCGGCGAAGATCGACCAGCGGAGGTTCCGGCGGGCGATCGCCCGGCCCGCGGTCGCCCACTGTACGGCGTCCTCCGGATTCCAGTTGTCGATCCACCGGCCGGGCCGGGCCGCGAGGGCCGGTGCGGCCCCGGCGGCGACGAACGGGGGAGTTGCGTTCACGGTGTCGGTCATCGTGCCTCCAGGAAAGGTCGGTCGCGGTCGATCCGGTGTGATGCCGACGTTATTCGCGACGTGTTTCGGCGGCAGGCGCCGGTCGTGAACGCTGCGTCTCGACCTGCTCACCCGGAGTCGTCGGCGGTGTGAGGCCG encodes:
- a CDS encoding FAD-dependent oxidoreductase translates to MTPLRIVLIGYGTVGARFVEELLPAVEVGSIALTVVAGEDVEAYNRVLVAEYAVGNTELEAMLVGDRAAAEAAGARVLLGVAATSIDRTARLVQLDSGERLEYDRLVLATGSRANVPTLDGVERHRRDLASLQKYPKQLIARDDLLPEGITALRDLTDAERVLSAVQARRRIIVLGAGVLGLELALAAAHAGAQVCVVHHGPHPMPRNLDRGGGQVLRAALRRAGVTVVAHSRAEAVAFRTGDGGARRFDTVITADGKQLRGDLLVLSCGVSPRNELATLAGLRTAVGVVVGAGLASWTDPDVYAIGDCAQVVERTDELAGQRVLPGVPSGLVGPGWRQAEWLAGAFIATTTGDERADAAAPAERDAIVMLKAEHIDVVAVGDVSADAWDDDAVHPRRRVSQWADPEHLRYVKMVTEDGALTGFVSVGMPRTAAELTLLFERRGELPADRSVLLRFDGPDYDPSADADAFAPASTVCWCNGVTVGRIEESAACGATTVEAVGRETRAGTGCGGCRGRIEELLARAAEPDGTPSVTA
- a CDS encoding molybdopterin oxidoreductase family protein, which encodes MSRSADTHCPYCALQCAMTLTENDATDAAATPVTVSGRDFPTNRGGLCKKGWTSAELLRAPSRLDAPLVRGSDGVLHEAGWEEALDHVAAALGGIRQAHGADAVGVFGGGGLTNEKAYLLGKFARLALGTSRIDYNGRYCMSSAAAAGNRAFGLDRGLPFPLEDLDGADTILLLATNVAETMPPFIGHLAGAQAEGGLVVVDPRRTATARLTDDGRGMHLQPMPGTDLALLLGLIHIVIAERLVDLDYVAARTVGYEAIRRSVASWWPERVQSATGVPALTLRRLARRLASSGNAYILTGRGVEQHVDGTDTATAAINLALLLGLPGRVGSGYGTLTGQGNGQGGREHGQKCDQLPGYRKITDPEARAHVARVWGVAPGDIPGPGVPAVELLASLGEPGGVRALMVHGSNLVVSSPNVTNVRERITALDLLVVCDFFLSETAALADVVLPITQWAEEEGTMTSLEGRVIRRRRAITPPGGVRDELWILAELARRLGCTATFDVDPELAFAELRLASEGGIADYSGIDYAMLDRGEAAYWPYPRGSTGTPRLFSERFAHPDGLARLVPVSVRASAHPAPLPGRLTLVTGRLLEHYQSGAQTRRVPELAEAQPEARAALHPSTAERLGVADGEPVELSNALGTVRCRARLTTDIRPDAVFLPFHYGDEQAANLLTSDAVDPVSAMPEFKTNVVHLARIVDMEATA
- a CDS encoding MFS transporter, producing MTDTVNATPPFVAAGAAPALAARPGRWIDNWNPEDAVQWATAGRAIARRNLRWSIFAEFLGFVVWQLWSIVAVTLPAAGFDLTTGETFWLISIPSLVGATLRIPYSFLVPRFGGRNWTIVSAGLLLIPAILLAVVVGNPETPFGVLLLVAALAGFGGGNFASSMSNITYFFPQREKGWALGLNAAGGNLGASVAQFAVPVVVTIGAGATLNLPLAGWIWVPLILVAMIGAYRRMDNISSAKADFAASAAALREPHLWVLSLLYIGTFGSFIGFASVFPKLIADQFPEFSAIGVGGASISLAFLGALVGSLARPYGGRLSDRFGGARITMLAFAAMGVITTGVLLVLPLGDFWLFLGCFLFLFAAAGIGNGSTYRMVPVVFAVRAGAGDVSTQRRAAAALGLISAIGAYGGFLIPQVLNISSQATGGYAGAFLGFIAADVALLVLVYTVYVRSRRLREHKI